In Hyphomicrobium denitrificans 1NES1, one DNA window encodes the following:
- a CDS encoding efflux RND transporter periplasmic adaptor subunit: MSRYPASGARPLFWILILGISTAGLSGLLVWGFIKGRDGAAAEAQREQPVKAAVQVSRANTGLPTITLDPNLQKQADLQVKRPNTAPYQQQVQAYGSVLDLQTFTDLGNTIANAKSQLAIAEAKLAASQAAFQRTQVLHKNQNVSTAQFQAAEATYRSDEASVKAAEVQTQNATASAYQAWGQVLGRSLADGTPLARGLIQREEVLIQITLPVGVSLGRAPQTASIETTTGQRVRIEFVSPATRTDPKIQGISFFYTADAASGALPGMNVTAQLPVGQSTSGIAIPASAVVWLQGRAWVYLQVATNTFIRREIPTTEPQPGGGYVVPALANPQRSELPTSDVDGAEPPLPKNESLVVSGAQVLLSQEFSSQIQGGGD; the protein is encoded by the coding sequence ATGAGTAGATACCCCGCTTCCGGGGCGAGGCCGCTGTTCTGGATTCTTATCTTAGGAATCTCGACCGCCGGTCTGAGCGGGCTCCTCGTCTGGGGTTTTATCAAAGGTCGCGACGGAGCGGCAGCGGAAGCGCAGCGTGAGCAGCCGGTCAAGGCCGCCGTCCAGGTTTCGCGCGCGAATACCGGGCTGCCCACGATCACGCTTGACCCCAATTTGCAGAAGCAGGCCGACCTCCAGGTGAAGCGGCCGAACACTGCGCCCTATCAGCAGCAGGTGCAGGCCTACGGCAGTGTGCTTGATCTCCAGACTTTTACCGACCTCGGCAACACGATTGCCAATGCCAAGTCTCAGCTCGCCATAGCTGAAGCCAAGCTTGCTGCTTCACAGGCGGCATTTCAGCGAACACAGGTCCTCCACAAAAACCAAAACGTCTCGACAGCCCAATTCCAAGCGGCCGAGGCAACCTACCGGTCCGACGAAGCAAGCGTAAAGGCCGCAGAAGTACAAACGCAAAACGCCACAGCGAGCGCATACCAAGCTTGGGGTCAGGTGCTTGGCCGCTCGCTTGCGGATGGCACACCCTTAGCTAGGGGCCTCATTCAACGCGAAGAAGTGCTGATTCAGATCACGCTGCCGGTGGGGGTCTCGCTCGGGCGGGCGCCGCAGACAGCGTCGATCGAAACCACCACGGGACAACGTGTTAGGATCGAGTTCGTCTCTCCGGCTACCCGTACCGATCCAAAAATTCAGGGTATCAGCTTCTTCTACACCGCCGATGCCGCGAGCGGCGCATTGCCCGGCATGAACGTGACCGCCCAACTTCCCGTTGGACAGTCAACGTCAGGCATCGCCATTCCGGCCAGCGCGGTGGTTTGGCTGCAGGGCCGCGCATGGGTCTATCTTCAGGTAGCGACCAACACGTTTATCCGTCGCGAAATTCCCACGACGGAGCCGCAGCCCGGCGGCGGCTATGTCGTGCCCGCGCTCGCGAACCCGCAGCGGTCTGAACTGCCCACATCAGATGTGGATGGTGCCGAGCCGCCTCTTCCGAAGAACGAATCCCTTGTCGTGAGCGGCGCGCAAGTGCTGCTGTCGCAGGAATTCAGCTCGCAGATCCAGGGCGGGGGGGACTAG
- a CDS encoding TolC family protein has translation MLLPRQILSICSATALLVGCASYHSEPISPIENAASLDSRTLNDQRLQQFITAELGDNGKVDRPPTWNLSTLTLAAIYYHPDIAIAHAKLVGAEAGVITARQRPNPTFSLTNVFGQAAIAAAAPPAGVAAITIGPTIDFLLETFGKREDRTAQAQHLLSSARWDLALAGWQVRARVRTALLNLWAAQQRLVLTHRQLDLQNQLVRLLEQRLTMGEASSVDVMIVRVARAQITFALSNVEQAQAAARTQLATALGIPVRALDGVGLSLGALDHPPPIPPNPDTSTLRQEALTQRSDVQASLQEYEATQSALQLQIANQYPNITLSPGYNYDFGVNKYVLGLGADSLPIFNQNQGPIAQALASRRQAAATFTALQAEIIGAIDQAAAAYRTATRSLRTGDTLMSQDERRVHEIESQFRAGQVDRVALVTAKLGVAATALSRFDAVVQQRQAIGALEDALQQPLFDPGHWPVVPRHDPRLSHSETSS, from the coding sequence TTGCTATTACCGCGCCAGATCCTATCCATTTGTAGCGCCACAGCGCTTCTCGTCGGCTGCGCAAGCTATCACTCGGAGCCGATCTCTCCGATTGAAAATGCAGCCTCGCTCGATAGCCGTACCCTGAACGATCAGCGCCTCCAGCAATTCATCACCGCAGAGCTTGGCGACAATGGGAAGGTAGACCGGCCCCCGACCTGGAATCTTTCAACGCTTACCCTGGCCGCAATCTACTACCACCCCGATATCGCGATCGCGCATGCCAAGCTAGTGGGTGCTGAGGCGGGCGTGATCACCGCTCGCCAGCGCCCGAACCCGACGTTCAGCCTCACCAATGTTTTCGGCCAAGCTGCCATCGCCGCGGCGGCACCACCGGCGGGGGTCGCGGCGATCACGATCGGCCCCACGATCGACTTCCTCCTCGAGACCTTCGGTAAGCGCGAGGACCGCACCGCACAAGCCCAGCACCTTCTCAGCTCAGCGCGCTGGGATCTCGCCCTAGCCGGCTGGCAAGTGCGCGCTCGCGTGCGTACCGCTCTTCTGAATCTCTGGGCGGCTCAGCAGCGGCTGGTCTTGACCCATCGTCAATTGGACCTCCAGAACCAGCTAGTCCGACTTCTCGAACAGCGGCTTACCATGGGCGAGGCATCTTCTGTGGACGTCATGATCGTGCGAGTCGCCCGGGCGCAGATCACCTTCGCTCTCAGCAACGTCGAGCAGGCACAGGCTGCCGCTCGTACCCAACTCGCGACCGCTCTGGGCATTCCGGTGCGCGCACTCGATGGTGTCGGCCTGTCGCTTGGCGCCCTCGACCACCCGCCGCCGATTCCTCCGAATCCCGACACAAGCACACTCCGCCAGGAGGCGCTCACGCAACGCTCTGACGTGCAAGCCAGCCTCCAAGAGTATGAGGCTACCCAGTCGGCGCTGCAGCTTCAGATCGCAAACCAATACCCGAACATCACCTTGAGCCCCGGCTACAACTATGACTTTGGCGTCAACAAGTACGTACTCGGCCTTGGCGCGGACTCGCTTCCGATCTTCAACCAGAATCAAGGACCGATTGCCCAGGCGCTCGCCAGCCGACGACAGGCAGCCGCAACCTTCACTGCTCTTCAGGCGGAGATCATAGGCGCGATCGACCAAGCGGCGGCGGCTTACCGGACCGCGACCCGAAGCCTCAGAACCGGCGATACGCTGATGTCCCAGGACGAGCGCCGCGTCCATGAAATCGAAAGCCAGTTCCGTGCCGGTCAGGTCGATCGGGTAGCGCTGGTGACAGCGAAGCTTGGAGTCGCTGCGACCGCGCTATCGCGATTCGACGCGGTGGTGCAGCAGCGGCAGGCCATCGGCGCCCTGGAGGATGCACTCCAGCAACCGTTATTCGATCCCGGCCATTGGCCCGTGGTGCCCCGGCACGATCCGCGCCTTTCCCATTCGGAGACCTCTTCATGA